The sequence below is a genomic window from Candidatus Binatia bacterium.
GCGACGGATAGCGCCCCGCCTGATTGCGCAACTGGATGAGATCGAGCAACTCGTGGACGCGCTCGCGGATTCGCTGCTGCGAGGGCCGCGTCGCGCGCGGGCGCACGCGTAGCCCGAAGGCGATGTTCTCGAAAACCGTCATGTGGCGGAAGAGCGCGTAATGCTGGAAGACGAAGCCGACGCGCCGCTCCCCCGCCGTGCGATCGCTGATATCCTCGCCGTCGAAGCGCACGACGCCGGAATCGGCGACCTCCAGACCGGCGATGATCCGCAGCAGCGTCGTCTTCCCCGAACCCGACGGGCCGAGCAGCGCGACGAGCCGGCCGCGCGGGATGTCGAGGTCCACGTTGTCGAGCGCGGTGAATCGCCCGAATGTCTTCGTGATGTTGCGGACGGCAATGCTCACGCCGCCTCTCCTTTCACCCTTCCGACGCGCCACTCGACCGCGCTCTTGGCGATCAGCGTCGCGAGCGCGAGCAGCGCCAGGAGCGATGCGACGGCGAATGCCGGGACGAACTGATAATCGTTGTAGAGCACCTCGATCTGCAGGGGCATCGTGTCGGTGAGCCCGCGGATGTGCCCCGAGACGACCGAGACCGCGCCGAATTCGCCCATGGCGCGGGCGTTGCAGAGGATGACGCCGTAGAGCAGGGCCCATTTGACGTTGGGGAGCGTGACGCGCATGAAGGTCTGCCAGCCGCCGGCCCCGAGCGTCAGCGCAGCCTCCTCTTCCTCGTTGCCTTGCACGGCGATGAGTGGGAGCAGTTCGCGCGCGATGAACGGGAACGTCACGAAGATCGTCGCGAGGACGATGCCCGGCACGGCGAAGATGATATGCACGTCGTGCGCGACGAGCCACGGTCCGAGCAAGCCCTGCGCGCCGAAGAGCAGCACGTACGTCATTCCCGCGACGACCGGCGAGACGGAGAACGGCAGGTCTATCAGCGATATCAAGAAGCTCTTGCCGAAGAACTCGAATTTCCCGATCGCCCAGGCCGCCGCAACGCCGAAGACGAGGTTGCACGGCACGGCGATCGCCGCGGCGAGCAGCGTCAGCCGAATCGCAGCAAGGGTGTCCGGATTGGTAAAGGATTGAAAGTAGGCGCCGATGCCCTGTTTGAAGGCCGCAAAGAAGATCAGCACGAGCGGAGCGAACAAGAACGCCGCCATGAACGCGACCGACGCGCCGATCAATACCCCGCGAATCGGCGCGGATTCCGTGACGGCCGGCGAGGCCGGAAGCCGGACGGCGTTAACCACGCGCCGGCGCCTCGTCGCGACCGTTCCAGCGCTGGAGCGCGTTGATCGTGAGCAGCATGACGAATGAGATCAGCAGCATCACGACGGCGAGGGTCGTCGCTCCCGCGTAATCGTACTCTTCGAGTTTCGTAACGATCAGGAGCGGCGTGATCTCGGTCTTCATCGGCATGTTGCCGGCGATGAAGATCACCGAGCCGTACTCGCCGACGCCGCGAGCGAAGGCGAGCGCGAAGCCGGTGATGGCCGCGGGGAAGATCGCCGGGTAGATGACGCGAGCGAACGTCTGGAGCCTGCTCGCGCCGAGACTCGCTGCGGCCTCCTCCAGTTCTTTGTCGAGATCCTCGAGCACCGGTTGCACCGTCCGCACGACGAACGGCAGCCCGATGAACGTCAGCGCGACGACCACGCCGAGCCGGGTGAACGCGACGTGGATGCCGATATCCGAAAGCGGCTTGCCGAACCAGCCCGTCGTCGCGTAGAGCGTCGTCAACGCAATGCCGGCGACCGCCGTCGGCAACGCGAAGGGCAGGTCCACGATCGAGTCGAGAATGCGCTTACCGGCGAACTGGTAACGCACGAGAACCCACGCGAT
It includes:
- the cysW gene encoding sulfate ABC transporter permease subunit CysW; the protein is MVNAVRLPASPAVTESAPIRGVLIGASVAFMAAFLFAPLVLIFFAAFKQGIGAYFQSFTNPDTLAAIRLTLLAAAIAVPCNLVFGVAAAWAIGKFEFFGKSFLISLIDLPFSVSPVVAGMTYVLLFGAQGLLGPWLVAHDVHIIFAVPGIVLATIFVTFPFIARELLPLIAVQGNEEEEAALTLGAGGWQTFMRVTLPNVKWALLYGVILCNARAMGEFGAVSVVSGHIRGLTDTMPLQIEVLYNDYQFVPAFAVASLLALLALATLIAKSAVEWRVGRVKGEAA
- the cysT gene encoding sulfate ABC transporter permease subunit CysT, which produces MTAALAKFKRRSIIPGFGLTLGFTIFYLSLIVLIPLSATFVESSKIGWHEFWRVATTPRAIASYELSFGASLIGALINFVVGTMIAWVLVRYQFAGKRILDSIVDLPFALPTAVAGIALTTLYATTGWFGKPLSDIGIHVAFTRLGVVVALTFIGLPFVVRTVQPVLEDLDKELEEAAASLGASRLQTFARVIYPAIFPAAITGFALAFARGVGEYGSVIFIAGNMPMKTEITPLLIVTKLEEYDYAGATTLAVVMLLISFVMLLTINALQRWNGRDEAPARG